In one Pseudoclavibacter sp. Marseille-Q3772 genomic region, the following are encoded:
- a CDS encoding response regulator transcription factor yields MTEGGPKILVVDDEPNIRELLSTSLRFAGFMVRTVGNGAGAIAAVIDEEPDLIVLDVMLPDMSGFAVTKRLRASGYTSPILFLTAKDETDDKIEGLNSGGDDYVTKPFSLDEIVARIKAILRRTMHSEEEAVIRVGELTMDQDTHEVFINDEPIDLSPTEFKLLRYLMLNPNRVLSKAQILDHVWEYDFNGDAGIVESYISYLRRKLDSRTTESLIQTKRGFGYMLKVPGAKV; encoded by the coding sequence ATGACTGAAGGTGGACCAAAGATCCTGGTTGTTGACGACGAGCCGAACATCCGCGAACTGCTTTCCACGAGCCTGCGTTTTGCCGGCTTCATGGTTCGCACCGTGGGTAACGGCGCCGGCGCAATTGCAGCGGTGATCGATGAAGAACCAGACCTCATCGTGCTCGACGTGATGCTGCCTGATATGTCGGGATTCGCTGTGACGAAACGACTGCGCGCATCCGGCTACACCTCCCCCATCCTCTTCCTCACCGCGAAGGACGAAACCGACGACAAGATCGAAGGACTCAACTCCGGCGGCGACGACTACGTCACCAAGCCCTTCAGCCTCGACGAAATCGTTGCCCGAATCAAAGCGATTCTTCGCCGCACGATGCACTCCGAAGAAGAAGCGGTGATTCGCGTCGGCGAATTGACGATGGATCAGGACACCCACGAAGTGTTCATCAATGACGAACCGATCGATCTGTCGCCGACCGAATTCAAGCTGCTGCGCTACCTGATGCTGAACCCGAACCGTGTGCTCAGCAAGGCACAAATCCTTGACCACGTCTGGGAGTACGACTTCAACGGCGACGCGGGTATCGTCGAGTCCTATATTTCGTACCTGCGCCGCAAGCTCGATTCCCGCACCACCGAGTCGCTCATCCAGACGAAACGTGGCTTCGGTTACATGCTGAAGGTTCCCGGCGCAAAGGTTTAG
- a CDS encoding sensor histidine kinase, with the protein MAWRGFARWDQLSLRNQLTIVNVVLLALSLIVAGTGTTLLLRPTLVGQTDASLRSIAADPSLVLGREAVEGHFSVVHVQRAPQPYYVAVLDEHGEVIADNWAVRPKQFAPKIPASPGPVGDEPNLVVSEARDSTGAAWRMVVASGESYETDAAVGRLVVALPMSNVNATMASFLAIFFGFGLSVLIFAAVTTRLLVTATLRPLRKVETTASAFAAGDYDQRLPEATPNTEVGRLSRSLNAMLGQIDSALIDRDRTISQMRRFVGDASHELRTPLVTVRGYAELYRMGALDNADKVGQAMDRIEGEALRMGGLVEDLLQLARLDENRKIPMDVIDLEPLVDDAAFDTTAQAPDREVRVYSARVIRDGTDSYDPDGTAFGLEPSTPETSPRLALATGATAVPRPDGAGRRRTRKKLGKLIPNLRRKSTKKKATAEQEAPVPSSDVANVSPEIEADAELIEVPAMIHGNSDKVRQAIQNVLGNALRYTPEGSPLELGIVVDVPRERAIVEIIDHGEGVPEDTRKQIFQRFWRADTSRARETGGTGLGLAIVSAIMQAHQGTVDVVDTPGGGATFRLKFPLLTAPPVDNE; encoded by the coding sequence GTGGCATGGCGCGGTTTTGCGCGCTGGGATCAGCTGTCCCTGCGCAATCAGCTCACAATTGTCAATGTGGTGCTGCTGGCTCTCTCGCTCATCGTGGCGGGTACCGGCACCACATTGTTGTTGCGTCCGACACTGGTCGGTCAAACGGATGCATCACTGCGCTCTATCGCCGCCGACCCTTCGTTGGTGCTGGGGCGTGAAGCGGTCGAAGGCCATTTTTCGGTCGTCCACGTGCAGCGCGCACCGCAACCCTATTACGTGGCGGTACTGGATGAACACGGCGAGGTAATCGCAGATAACTGGGCGGTACGGCCCAAACAGTTCGCCCCAAAGATTCCCGCATCCCCAGGGCCGGTCGGTGATGAACCGAATCTGGTCGTCTCCGAAGCCCGCGACAGCACCGGCGCTGCCTGGCGGATGGTCGTTGCCAGTGGTGAAAGCTACGAGACGGATGCGGCCGTCGGTAGGTTGGTCGTGGCCCTCCCGATGTCGAATGTAAACGCCACGATGGCGAGCTTCCTGGCGATCTTCTTCGGTTTCGGACTGTCAGTTCTGATTTTCGCGGCGGTAACAACCCGGTTGCTCGTGACCGCCACCCTGCGACCGCTGCGAAAAGTCGAGACCACCGCGAGCGCGTTCGCCGCTGGCGACTACGATCAGCGTCTTCCCGAAGCCACCCCAAATACCGAGGTTGGTCGCCTTTCGCGTTCGTTGAACGCGATGCTTGGTCAGATCGATAGTGCGCTGATTGACCGTGATCGCACGATTAGTCAGATGCGCCGATTTGTTGGCGATGCATCGCACGAGTTGCGCACCCCGTTGGTCACGGTCCGCGGTTATGCCGAGCTGTATCGCATGGGGGCGCTCGACAATGCCGATAAGGTCGGCCAGGCGATGGACCGCATCGAGGGCGAGGCGCTGCGCATGGGCGGTCTGGTGGAAGACCTCTTGCAGCTTGCTCGACTCGATGAGAATCGCAAGATTCCGATGGATGTCATCGACCTCGAACCGCTTGTTGATGATGCCGCGTTTGATACGACTGCGCAGGCTCCCGACCGCGAGGTTCGGGTGTACTCGGCGCGAGTGATCCGTGACGGCACCGATTCCTATGACCCGGATGGAACAGCATTCGGTCTTGAGCCGAGCACCCCAGAGACAAGCCCTCGCCTCGCGTTGGCCACGGGAGCAACCGCCGTGCCGCGCCCCGACGGCGCCGGCAGGCGCCGTACCCGCAAGAAGCTCGGCAAACTGATTCCAAATCTGCGTCGCAAATCCACAAAGAAGAAGGCCACTGCCGAACAGGAAGCCCCTGTCCCCTCGAGTGATGTCGCGAACGTTTCACCAGAGATCGAAGCGGATGCCGAGCTGATTGAGGTTCCGGCGATGATTCATGGCAATAGCGACAAGGTTCGCCAAGCAATCCAGAACGTGCTCGGCAACGCGCTGCGGTACACGCCGGAAGGCAGCCCGCTGGAGCTCGGCATCGTCGTTGATGTCCCCCGCGAGCGCGCCATTGTCGAGATCATCGACCACGGTGAAGGCGTCCCCGAAGACACCCGAAAGCAGATCTTCCAGCGCTTCTGGCGGGCAGATACTTCTCGTGCTCGCGAGACCGGCGGTACGGGGCTTGGGCTCGCGATCGTCTCCGCCATTATGCAGGCGCACCAGGGCACGGTCGATGTTGTCGATACCCCCGGAGGCGGGGCAACTTTCCGCCTCAAGTTCCCACTACTCACCGCGCCGCCTGTGGATAACGAGTAA
- a CDS encoding WXG100 family type VII secretion target, translating to MAKFTVDSDQLQSAVGAVRSEIDAVQTHSNQLTTQLNNLEASWQGQASAAFQSVVEQWRATQKQVEDAINNINTALSSAANYYGTTEQDVIRMFS from the coding sequence ATGGCCAAGTTCACCGTTGATAGCGACCAACTCCAGTCGGCAGTCGGCGCGGTCCGCAGCGAGATCGACGCAGTACAAACGCACTCCAATCAGCTGACCACGCAGCTCAACAATCTTGAGGCCTCCTGGCAGGGGCAGGCCTCGGCAGCTTTTCAAAGCGTCGTTGAACAGTGGCGAGCAACACAAAAGCAAGTTGAGGATGCGATCAACAACATCAACACTGCGCTGAGTTCGGCAGCCAACTACTACGGCACCACCGAACAGGACGTTATCCGCATGTTCTCGTAA